A single window of Leptolyngbya ohadii IS1 DNA harbors:
- a CDS encoding hybrid sensor histidine kinase/response regulator, whose translation MLSEQQQRIMGYFIEEAKDHLNTIEQGLINLQATIEDSEMVHEVFRAAHSVKGGAAMLGLTSIQHAAHRLEDYFKVLKECPGVRTTHKLETLFLRVFDTLQALIEQLQGPFGLTEDKAAELMAAVEPVFAELNQDLTALVSQTGATLPDDVEFVASPAPAAPAAPVVSKPQPVMPQEESAVQLIFRSDVPALLRQMLQTFKQSDNANTRQRLQDLCGQLAQPGEQLDIPYWCDLLEAVKRSIAYPENSYRILAPVVIKELKQAQDLVLSGQAIEIAPSDSLLDLLPQLDWGSGQDSGESVESDLSSWFDSDEDAPLLTNSDLLGLESEGEFALSLEESIAVPEMELPLQGTDAEGGDLLGDLFAQNAAANGDSDESDFFLLDLGEPEAAVERSGPGVGDAELNSLADLFEANLDAGTSSELSWLDSLDGSFDSSMSEMDTALELGDEAHEVSLSQEPFDRVADDLPGSQSNGETSELLLPQDEGDSFFTVFQVEETAASDDLGLPDLEANLLGDSAVEDWGTLPELLVEESSPEEPFSFDLGFELEQAAGSGDDDLLASVFGELDSSEASANLFDEEASADSPFAAASNGSDTEFLDLFPLGGMENEPVEDMNQDDRDSIAEEFSGDLDNLLEIGEFPEAVDPVEVVEPSAAPFASSDLNDLMPEFAEAAAVDRLESGFLDGAELSAFDSVELSSLELSDAATQPETQSEIQSEEFLIEETAPELLFQPDLSQSEEILFDAEVASDLWSDEAMGLEQDEAELGFDIAELLAADAVLDGADQPDLEIAETEADSPFDLFAVDLESVGTESVATESIGTDNAVSEGFGDEILGGETLDRQTFGNEPTLDEDFGALESLLSEETDLAADWNLTEMPFGAAMMPDLSGDNRDVLQDSVSGLSDREFSDDRPDASGLGDGELDVGGFSDRGFGDNPSDAAEFGDDFADLEAMLNESAPLTAIEVPVSGQETADADFADLEALLDDVPPTSPPKIDDVPISGFSPTTSLPADDEFGDLEALIKDVDQVLGVGSSPNRKIASVAQRRSNRRNVLNEQMMRVSVKHLDNLNNLVGEMVVNRNSLEQAQERLRQFLDNLLYQVQQLSDVGQRMHDLYERSLLERSLLASRRGGYSGTGMGAASAQTSHAIGVSFDALEIDQFTAFHTLSQEMIELIVRVREAASDIDFVVEESDQVTRNFRQITTQLQEGLTRSRMVPFAQTADRLPRGVRDNSLKYGKQMDLVIEGRDTLIDKMIVDQLNDPMTHLVNNAIAHGIETPEERLAAGKPPVGRITIRAFHQGNQTIISVSDDGAGINPDRVKEKALAKGLITPAQAKDLSRLEIYDLLFHHGFSTVDQADDLRGRGVGLDVVRNNLNEIRGSITIDSAIGRGTTFTIRLPLTLSISKALCCISNRARIAFPMDGVEDMFDLPSNRLQTDEEGQTTIPWRDMTLPLQPLSDLLRYNRVLGRGSVYGGNQEDDVISIVVLRSGGHFLALQVDQVLGEQEIVIKQLEGPVPKPIGVAGATVLGDGRIMPIADVLELIDLWQGRIRREPGVNLWEREPEPIIEDAKAEPTVLIVDDSITVRELLSMTFSKVGYRVEQARDGQEAWEKLRAGLPCNLIFCDIEMPRMDGLELLSRMQKDPHLCELPIAMLTSRGADRHKQMAIQLGAKGYFTKPYLEEMLLDAAQRMLRGEVLVNANPTTTIN comes from the coding sequence CTTGATTAATCTGCAAGCGACGATCGAAGACTCGGAAATGGTGCATGAGGTCTTTCGGGCTGCCCACTCTGTCAAAGGGGGTGCGGCGATGCTTGGGTTGACCAGCATTCAGCACGCGGCGCACCGATTGGAGGACTACTTCAAAGTTCTGAAGGAATGCCCAGGGGTAAGAACGACTCACAAGCTGGAAACTTTGTTTTTGCGGGTCTTTGATACGCTGCAAGCGCTGATCGAACAGCTTCAAGGACCGTTTGGCTTGACGGAAGACAAAGCGGCGGAGCTGATGGCAGCAGTCGAGCCCGTGTTTGCGGAACTGAATCAGGATCTCACGGCGTTAGTCAGCCAAACTGGGGCAACCCTGCCAGATGATGTAGAGTTTGTTGCCTCTCCTGCTCCTGCTGCTCCTGCTGCTCCAGTGGTTTCTAAGCCGCAGCCCGTGATGCCTCAGGAAGAAAGTGCGGTTCAGCTGATTTTTCGCAGCGATGTTCCGGCGCTCCTGCGGCAGATGCTTCAGACCTTCAAGCAGTCTGACAATGCGAATACGCGACAGCGGCTTCAGGATCTCTGTGGGCAATTGGCTCAACCGGGGGAACAGCTCGACATTCCTTACTGGTGTGACCTGTTAGAGGCAGTCAAACGATCGATCGCCTATCCAGAAAATTCGTACCGCATCCTCGCACCCGTTGTCATTAAAGAACTCAAGCAAGCACAGGACTTAGTGCTGTCAGGACAAGCGATCGAGATTGCCCCCAGCGATAGCTTGCTGGATCTGTTACCGCAGTTGGATTGGGGCAGCGGGCAGGACAGCGGAGAAAGCGTGGAATCCGATCTGTCCTCCTGGTTCGATTCGGATGAGGATGCTCCCCTGCTTACGAACAGTGACCTGCTGGGGCTGGAATCGGAGGGAGAGTTTGCGCTGTCGCTGGAGGAGTCGATCGCCGTTCCAGAGATGGAGCTGCCGTTGCAAGGGACTGATGCTGAAGGCGGAGATCTGCTGGGTGATTTGTTCGCGCAGAATGCGGCGGCTAATGGCGATTCGGACGAGTCGGATTTCTTCCTGTTGGATTTGGGCGAGCCGGAAGCGGCTGTCGAGCGATCTGGACCAGGAGTGGGCGATGCAGAACTCAACTCGCTGGCAGACTTGTTTGAGGCAAATCTCGATGCGGGCACCTCTTCGGAGCTAAGCTGGCTGGATAGCCTGGATGGTTCATTTGACTCCTCTATGAGTGAGATGGATACGGCATTGGAGCTGGGCGATGAGGCACACGAGGTATCCCTGTCGCAGGAGCCGTTCGATCGGGTTGCAGATGATCTGCCTGGCTCGCAGAGCAATGGCGAAACCTCCGAGCTGCTGCTGCCGCAAGACGAAGGCGACTCTTTCTTCACAGTGTTCCAGGTTGAGGAAACGGCTGCCTCAGACGATCTGGGATTGCCTGATTTAGAAGCGAATTTATTGGGGGATTCAGCCGTAGAAGACTGGGGTACCCTTCCTGAATTGCTTGTGGAGGAATCCAGCCCGGAGGAACCCTTCAGCTTTGACCTGGGGTTTGAGCTAGAGCAGGCGGCAGGTTCAGGGGACGACGATCTCCTTGCCTCGGTCTTTGGTGAACTTGACTCTTCTGAAGCCTCTGCTAATCTCTTTGATGAAGAGGCGTCGGCTGACAGCCCATTTGCTGCTGCTAGCAATGGATCGGATACGGAATTCCTCGATCTGTTCCCTCTAGGGGGAATGGAGAATGAACCCGTGGAGGACATGAATCAGGATGATCGGGATTCGATCGCAGAGGAGTTCTCAGGTGATCTGGACAACCTGCTAGAGATTGGAGAGTTCCCTGAAGCAGTTGACCCCGTTGAAGTAGTCGAACCCTCCGCAGCCCCCTTTGCCTCTAGTGATCTCAATGATTTGATGCCAGAATTTGCTGAAGCTGCGGCAGTCGATCGATTGGAGTCTGGTTTCCTGGATGGAGCTGAGCTATCCGCTTTCGATAGCGTGGAATTGAGTAGTTTGGAATTGAGTGACGCAGCAACGCAGCCAGAGACGCAGTCCGAGATCCAATCAGAAGAGTTCCTGATTGAGGAGACAGCTCCAGAACTCCTATTCCAGCCTGACCTATCCCAGTCTGAGGAAATACTGTTCGACGCAGAAGTTGCAAGTGATCTGTGGTCGGATGAAGCAATGGGCTTGGAGCAGGATGAGGCGGAACTCGGTTTTGATATTGCTGAACTGCTAGCGGCTGATGCGGTGCTAGATGGAGCCGACCAGCCTGATTTGGAAATTGCAGAAACGGAGGCGGATTCACCGTTTGACCTGTTCGCGGTTGACCTGGAATCTGTGGGTACAGAGTCCGTGGCTACAGAATCTATAGGTACAGATAATGCCGTGAGTGAAGGGTTTGGTGACGAAATCCTAGGGGGTGAAACTCTCGACAGGCAGACCTTTGGCAATGAACCCACTTTAGATGAGGATTTTGGTGCCCTCGAATCCCTGCTGTCTGAAGAGACGGATCTCGCGGCTGATTGGAATCTGACAGAGATGCCGTTCGGCGCTGCAATGATGCCTGATCTGTCTGGGGATAATCGTGATGTCCTTCAGGACAGTGTGAGTGGCTTGAGCGATAGGGAGTTCAGCGACGATCGCCCGGATGCCAGCGGATTGGGTGATGGCGAGTTGGATGTCGGTGGGTTTAGCGATCGCGGGTTTGGCGATAATCCTTCGGATGCCGCTGAATTTGGCGATGATTTTGCCGACCTGGAGGCGATGCTAAATGAAAGTGCCCCTCTTACTGCGATCGAAGTTCCTGTTTCGGGTCAGGAAACTGCTGACGCCGACTTTGCTGACCTGGAAGCATTGCTGGATGATGTGCCCCCCACTTCTCCACCCAAAATTGACGATGTGCCCATCAGCGGGTTTTCACCTACCACTAGCCTGCCTGCGGACGACGAGTTTGGCGATCTGGAGGCATTGATCAAGGATGTGGATCAGGTGTTGGGGGTTGGGTCATCTCCCAACCGCAAAATCGCCAGCGTTGCCCAGCGTCGCTCCAATCGCCGGAATGTGCTGAATGAGCAAATGATGCGCGTTTCGGTCAAACATCTCGATAACCTGAATAACCTCGTGGGCGAGATGGTGGTGAACCGGAACAGCCTGGAGCAGGCACAGGAGCGACTGCGGCAGTTTCTCGATAACTTGCTGTATCAGGTGCAGCAGCTCAGCGATGTGGGACAGCGGATGCACGATCTGTACGAACGATCGCTGCTGGAACGATCGCTGCTGGCGAGTCGGCGAGGGGGCTATTCCGGCACAGGTATGGGAGCAGCTTCGGCACAGACCAGCCATGCGATCGGGGTGAGCTTCGATGCGCTGGAGATTGACCAGTTCACGGCATTCCATACCCTGTCGCAGGAAATGATTGAGCTGATTGTGCGGGTGCGGGAGGCTGCCTCGGACATCGACTTTGTGGTGGAGGAAAGCGATCAGGTGACGCGCAACTTCCGCCAGATCACCACCCAGCTTCAGGAAGGGCTAACCCGATCGCGAATGGTGCCCTTTGCCCAGACCGCCGACCGTCTGCCCAGAGGGGTGCGCGACAACTCGCTGAAATACGGTAAGCAAATGGACCTGGTGATCGAAGGGCGGGATACGCTAATCGACAAGATGATTGTGGATCAGCTCAACGATCCCATGACCCATCTGGTGAACAATGCGATCGCCCACGGTATTGAAACGCCGGAAGAACGCCTTGCCGCTGGAAAGCCACCCGTGGGGCGGATTACGATTCGGGCATTCCACCAGGGAAATCAGACTATTATTTCAGTGAGCGATGACGGAGCAGGAATTAATCCCGATCGCGTCAAAGAGAAGGCACTGGCGAAGGGGCTGATTACCCCCGCGCAGGCAAAGGATCTGTCCCGACTGGAAATCTACGATCTGCTGTTCCATCACGGGTTTAGTACAGTAGATCAGGCGGACGATCTGCGCGGACGGGGTGTGGGTCTGGATGTGGTGCGAAACAATCTGAACGAAATTCGCGGCTCAATTACGATCGATTCGGCGATCGGCAGAGGGACGACCTTCACCATTCGTTTACCGCTGACCCTTAGTATCTCAAAGGCACTATGCTGCATCAGCAACCGTGCCCGCATCGCCTTCCCGATGGACGGGGTAGAGGATATGTTTGACCTGCCGAGCAACCGTCTCCAAACGGACGAAGAGGGACAGACGACCATTCCCTGGCGAGATATGACTCTGCCGCTCCAGCCCCTTTCTGACCTGCTGCGCTACAATCGCGTGTTGGGACGAGGCAGCGTTTATGGCGGGAATCAGGAAGATGATGTGATTTCGATCGTTGTGCTGCGAAGCGGTGGTCATTTCCTGGCGCTCCAGGTGGATCAAGTGTTGGGCGAACAGGAGATTGTAATCAAACAGCTTGAAGGTCCGGTGCCCAAACCGATCGGGGTCGCGGGAGCCACGGTGTTAGGGGATGGTCGGATTATGCCGATCGCCGATGTGCTGGAACTGATCGACCTGTGGCAGGGACGCATCCGCCGTGAACCGGGCGTGAATCTGTGGGAGCGCGAGCCGGAACCCATCATCGAAGATGCGAAGGCAGAACCTACTGTGCTGATTGTGGACGACTCGATCACGGTGCGCGAACTGCTGTCCATGACCTTCAGCAAGGTCGGCTACCGGGTGGAGCAAGCCCGCGACGGACAGGAAGCCTGGGAAAAACTGCGAGCCGGATTGCCCTGTAATTTGATCTTCTGCGACATTGAAATGCCACGCATGGACGGACTGGAACTGCTGTCTCGGATGCAGAAAGACCCGCATCTGTGCGAACTGCCGATCGCCATGCTTACCTCTAGAGGAGCCGATCGCCATAAGCAGATGGCAATTCAGCTAGGCGCAAAGGGTTACTTTACGAAGCCCTACCTGGAGGAAATGCTGCTGGATGCGGCTCAGCGAATGCTGCGGGGTGAGGTGCTGGTGAACGCGAATCCGACGACTACGATTAACTAA
- a CDS encoding TraX family protein, producing the protein MPRSLNSYQLKLLAALLMVIDHVGVVFFPGVEVLRFIGRFSFPLFCWLLVQGEAHTRNFWAYLIRLLIMGIITQPIYNTVLLNGANDQYNILFTLAIGLVCLRIARFNRWLQIPAWIAGAALAQVIPVDYSYYGIAIIALIRYFEPTGLWWTAWLLIHFALVLAEPGWGISQAPAIAAPVFFMLANGERGKRARWFYWFYPGHIAVLFVIQHLIPRVS; encoded by the coding sequence ATGCCCCGATCGCTCAACAGCTATCAACTCAAACTCCTGGCAGCTCTGCTGATGGTGATCGATCATGTGGGGGTAGTCTTCTTTCCGGGAGTAGAAGTTCTGCGGTTTATTGGGCGGTTTAGCTTTCCGTTGTTTTGCTGGCTGCTCGTTCAGGGGGAGGCGCACACGCGCAATTTCTGGGCATATCTGATCCGCCTGCTGATCATGGGAATCATTACCCAGCCGATTTACAATACCGTCTTGCTCAACGGCGCAAACGATCAGTACAACATTCTGTTTACCCTGGCGATCGGCTTAGTCTGCCTGCGAATCGCCCGATTCAACCGCTGGCTACAAATTCCCGCCTGGATTGCGGGAGCCGCTTTGGCACAGGTCATTCCGGTAGACTACAGCTACTATGGCATCGCCATCATTGCCCTGATTCGCTACTTTGAACCCACCGGACTCTGGTGGACTGCCTGGCTCCTGATCCACTTCGCTCTCGTTCTGGCTGAACCTGGTTGGGGAATCTCTCAGGCTCCGGCGATCGCTGCTCCGGTCTTCTTTATGCTGGCAAACGGAGAACGGGGAAAACGCGCCCGCTGGTTCTACTGGTTCTACCCCGGACACATTGCTGTCCTGTTTGTCATTCAGCACCTCATTCCCAGAGTTAGTTAA
- a CDS encoding ROK family protein, whose translation MTAPTDLSTADQVIGIDLGGTAIKLGRFDWKGNCLQSLTVPTPQPATPEAVLLALVEAIDSVDPDRQAVAIGLGTPGPADAEGRIARVAINLDGWRDIPLADWLEAKTDRPTILANDANCAGLGEFWLGAGKHFRNVILLTLGTGVGGAIILDGKLFVGHDGAAGELGLITLNPDGPECNSGNRGSLEQYASVRAIRRRTGLEPDELGEKAAAGDRSAIEFWQEYGRDLGAGIASLIYVLTPQAVIIGGGVSASAEFFFPAIEAELERRVLPSSRAGLQLLRAELGNQAGMVGAAKLAWQKYANS comes from the coding sequence ATGACCGCACCCACAGACCTCTCCACCGCAGATCAGGTAATCGGCATCGACCTCGGCGGAACCGCCATTAAGCTCGGCAGATTTGACTGGAAAGGGAATTGCCTCCAGTCGCTTACGGTTCCCACCCCCCAACCTGCCACCCCCGAAGCGGTTTTGCTGGCGCTGGTCGAGGCGATCGATTCTGTTGATCCAGACCGTCAGGCAGTGGCGATCGGCTTAGGAACTCCCGGACCCGCTGATGCGGAAGGACGAATTGCGCGGGTGGCGATTAATCTGGATGGCTGGCGCGATATTCCCCTGGCGGATTGGTTAGAAGCAAAAACCGATCGCCCCACGATTCTGGCAAACGATGCCAACTGTGCCGGGCTGGGGGAATTCTGGCTGGGGGCAGGCAAGCATTTCCGCAACGTGATCCTGCTGACGCTGGGGACGGGCGTAGGCGGCGCAATTATTCTGGATGGCAAGCTGTTTGTCGGGCACGATGGCGCGGCGGGGGAACTGGGCTTAATTACCCTCAATCCCGACGGACCCGAATGCAATAGCGGCAATCGCGGTTCGCTGGAACAATACGCCTCTGTGCGGGCAATCCGACGACGAACAGGACTGGAACCCGATGAGTTGGGCGAAAAGGCAGCGGCAGGCGATCGTTCTGCGATCGAATTTTGGCAGGAGTACGGGCGCGACTTGGGGGCGGGAATTGCCAGCCTCATTTATGTTCTGACCCCCCAGGCGGTGATTATTGGCGGTGGCGTCAGTGCCAGTGCAGAGTTCTTCTTTCCGGCGATCGAGGCAGAGTTAGAGCGGCGCGTTTTACCCTCCTCACGGGCAGGGCTTCAGCTGCTTCGGGCAGAGTTGGGCAACCAGGCAGGCATGGTCGGAGCAGCAAAGCTGGCATGGCAGAAGTATGCGAACTCCTGA
- a CDS encoding ABC transporter permease, with amino-acid sequence MALTKSRLPGLRLSQYPRLSIQLMAIGLVITLAFILAALFAPLLQSWGWLQNPTEGLANPIHQPPSAEHWFGTSRQGYDVFSRTLFGSQAALQVVVLATLLSLVIGVPLGMVSGYLGGRLDRVLLFLMDTIYTLPGLLLSVTLAFVVGRGVWNAAIALSIAYVPQYYRVVRNHTVSVKTELFIEAARSMGASTWRVLTRYLFLNVIQSVPVLFTLNAADAVLVLGGLGFLGLGLPEETPEWGRDLQQALDALPTGIWWTALFPGLALTLLVVGLSLVGEGLNELIDPRSRQE; translated from the coding sequence ATGGCTCTCACCAAATCCCGTCTGCCCGGACTGCGATTATCCCAGTACCCTCGCCTGTCAATTCAGTTGATGGCGATCGGACTGGTGATCACGCTGGCGTTTATTCTGGCGGCGCTGTTTGCCCCCCTGCTGCAATCCTGGGGCTGGCTCCAAAACCCGACGGAGGGGCTGGCGAATCCAATCCATCAGCCTCCCTCGGCGGAACACTGGTTTGGCACGTCACGGCAGGGCTACGATGTATTCTCGCGGACGCTGTTTGGAAGTCAGGCGGCGTTACAGGTGGTGGTGCTGGCAACCCTGCTGAGTCTGGTGATTGGGGTTCCCCTAGGAATGGTGAGCGGCTATCTGGGCGGCAGGCTCGATCGCGTTCTGCTGTTCCTGATGGATACGATCTACACCCTGCCCGGACTGTTGCTCTCAGTGACGCTGGCGTTTGTGGTGGGTCGGGGCGTGTGGAATGCGGCGATCGCCCTCAGTATTGCCTACGTGCCGCAGTATTATCGGGTCGTGCGAAACCACACGGTCAGCGTCAAGACGGAACTGTTTATTGAAGCGGCGCGATCGATGGGGGCTTCCACCTGGCGCGTTCTGACTCGCTATCTGTTCCTGAATGTGATCCAGAGCGTCCCCGTCCTGTTTACCCTCAACGCCGCCGATGCCGTCCTGGTGCTGGGTGGGCTGGGCTTCCTGGGCTTGGGCTTACCCGAAGAAACGCCGGAATGGGGTCGGGATTTGCAGCAGGCACTCGACGCACTCCCCACAGGCATCTGGTGGACAGCTCTCTTCCCCGGACTGGCACTCACCCTACTCGTCGTCGGACTGTCCCTCGTCGGTGAAGGCTTAAATGAGCTAATCGATCCACGATCGCGCCAGGAATAG